From the Natronococcus sp. AD-5 genome, one window contains:
- a CDS encoding amidohydrolase family protein encodes MILNAGTLVTMNDEREVREEVHVVVEGGEIVEIADGYASGDTAVDARSEVVIPGLVNCHTHMYALPIRGAPLAVSPRSFYEALVDIWWQIDEAFTTEDARLSAIGSCEEMLEGGVTAFCDNYSGPNTLPGALDAVADGVAQTPIRGLIAFETTARNSRDEAIEGLDENRRFIREKEGGYDRVSGHYCLHTLFTNTEEMVRECVNRAAADDRPIQIHLEEGLVDVHKSIEEYGERPVHALESMGFFDADVIAAHCVHATEEEIEVLGENDVAVAHNPYSNTNNAVGIANVEKMQEEGVTIGIGGDGWDPDMFETMRTAVGIHKLKRNDPSGFDMATALEWATIGSATVMGMEDRIGSIEEGKRGDFVTLDLGPNPILRESAPYYVVSAASQADVTRTIIDGDTVYKRGDGVHAVDAEDMKAVGAASAELWERMGLV; translated from the coding sequence GTGATACTCAACGCTGGTACGCTCGTCACGATGAACGACGAGCGCGAGGTTAGAGAAGAAGTACACGTCGTCGTCGAAGGCGGCGAAATCGTCGAAATCGCCGATGGGTACGCGTCCGGTGATACCGCCGTCGACGCGCGTTCCGAAGTCGTCATTCCCGGACTGGTCAACTGCCACACGCACATGTACGCATTGCCGATTCGAGGTGCTCCGCTCGCGGTATCGCCACGAAGCTTCTACGAGGCGTTGGTCGATATCTGGTGGCAAATAGACGAGGCGTTCACGACGGAGGACGCACGCCTGTCGGCGATCGGTTCGTGCGAGGAGATGCTCGAGGGAGGGGTTACAGCCTTCTGCGACAATTACTCCGGTCCGAACACCCTTCCTGGCGCGTTGGATGCCGTTGCCGACGGCGTCGCTCAGACGCCGATACGCGGCCTGATTGCGTTCGAGACCACGGCCCGTAACTCTCGGGACGAAGCGATCGAGGGACTCGACGAGAATCGACGGTTCATCCGCGAGAAAGAAGGCGGGTACGATCGGGTGAGCGGCCACTACTGCCTTCATACGCTGTTTACCAACACGGAAGAAATGGTTCGCGAATGTGTCAACCGAGCGGCTGCCGACGATCGGCCGATTCAAATCCACCTCGAAGAGGGATTAGTCGACGTCCACAAATCCATCGAGGAGTACGGTGAGCGCCCTGTCCACGCGCTCGAGTCGATGGGATTTTTCGACGCCGACGTCATCGCCGCACACTGTGTCCACGCGACCGAAGAGGAGATTGAGGTCCTCGGCGAGAACGACGTCGCTGTGGCACACAACCCGTACTCGAATACGAACAACGCAGTCGGGATCGCGAACGTCGAGAAGATGCAAGAGGAAGGCGTGACGATCGGCATCGGCGGCGACGGATGGGACCCCGATATGTTCGAGACGATGCGGACGGCCGTCGGCATTCACAAATTGAAACGGAACGATCCGAGCGGGTTCGATATGGCGACCGCGCTGGAGTGGGCGACGATCGGGAGTGCAACCGTGATGGGGATGGAAGACCGGATCGGCAGTATCGAGGAAGGAAAGCGGGGTGACTTCGTTACTCTCGATCTCGGGCCGAATCCGATTCTTCGAGAGAGCGCTCCATACTACGTCGTCAGCGCAGCAAGTCAGGCAGATGTCACTCGGACGATTATCGACGGAGACACCGTCTACAAACGCGGCGACGGTGTTCACGCCGTCGATGCTGAAGATATGAAGGCGGTCGGCGCCGCGAGTGCCGAATTATGGGAACGGATGGGTCTCGTATAG
- a CDS encoding dihydroorotase, whose protein sequence is MTDCFVENARIVTNAGIQPGSIAIESGSIADVGSELSVSGADAESVVQADGMVAIPGAIDVHTHMHDPALFPEDINFASQTESAVAGGATTVVELPTQTPVTTPSELREKRACCEDQAHVDFGLVAGNFQEAEVDVEGILEVGVPEFKTFTADPYRADDDVILDLMSAVGAAGGSVRVHCESQAILDRARERLDGTEPELYPGSRPLEAELEAIGRMGRFAEYAGCPLHVVHISSGSGAAVADRFKSRGNVPVTLETCPQYLAFSADDTETRGPFLKVNPSLKSAAEVERLWQAVRDGTIDLIATDHFPTHRADRERGWDDIWEPYAGLPGVETMLEFLASKGVHEGRISWSRLLELVCARPAREAGIFPRKGSLAVGTDADLVLLRNEPYEVSADDLTYNGGWTPFEGRSWNWRVDTVITDGDIAARDHDVVTEAGDGSYLSRGPDAGVE, encoded by the coding sequence ATGACGGATTGTTTCGTGGAGAACGCTCGTATCGTAACGAACGCGGGGATCCAACCCGGCTCAATCGCGATCGAGAGCGGATCGATCGCGGATGTTGGCTCGGAACTCTCCGTGTCGGGGGCCGACGCCGAGTCGGTCGTACAGGCCGACGGGATGGTCGCGATCCCGGGCGCGATCGACGTCCACACGCACATGCACGATCCGGCGTTGTTTCCGGAGGACATCAACTTCGCCTCCCAGACCGAAAGCGCCGTTGCCGGGGGGGCGACGACCGTAGTCGAATTGCCGACGCAAACGCCCGTCACCACGCCCTCCGAGCTCCGCGAGAAACGAGCGTGTTGCGAGGATCAGGCGCACGTCGACTTCGGGCTCGTCGCCGGGAACTTTCAGGAGGCCGAGGTCGACGTCGAGGGGATCCTCGAGGTCGGCGTTCCGGAGTTCAAGACGTTCACAGCGGACCCGTATCGCGCGGACGACGACGTGATTCTCGACCTGATGAGCGCCGTGGGTGCCGCTGGCGGCTCGGTCCGGGTTCACTGCGAGTCACAGGCGATACTGGATCGCGCGCGAGAGCGTCTCGACGGTACAGAGCCGGAACTCTATCCCGGGTCGCGCCCGCTCGAGGCGGAACTCGAGGCGATCGGTCGGATGGGACGGTTCGCTGAGTACGCGGGCTGCCCCCTTCACGTCGTCCACATCTCGAGCGGGAGCGGCGCTGCGGTCGCCGATCGATTCAAGTCTCGTGGGAACGTCCCGGTCACGCTCGAAACGTGTCCGCAGTACCTCGCGTTCTCCGCCGACGATACCGAGACCCGCGGTCCGTTTTTGAAAGTCAATCCGAGCCTGAAATCCGCCGCGGAAGTCGAGCGGCTCTGGCAGGCGGTACGGGACGGAACCATCGACCTCATCGCGACGGATCACTTCCCGACGCACCGCGCAGACCGCGAACGCGGGTGGGACGACATCTGGGAGCCGTACGCTGGATTACCCGGTGTCGAGACGATGCTCGAGTTTCTCGCGAGCAAAGGGGTCCACGAGGGGCGGATATCGTGGTCGCGGCTCCTCGAACTCGTCTGTGCGCGACCCGCACGTGAGGCGGGTATCTTCCCACGGAAGGGATCGCTCGCGGTAGGGACGGACGCTGATCTCGTTCTGCTCCGGAACGAACCGTACGAGGTCTCGGCGGACGACTTGACGTACAACGGCGGGTGGACCCCGTTCGAAGGCCGGAGCTGGAACTGGCGGGTCGATACGGTCATCACTGACGGCGATATCGCCGCACGAGATCACGACGTGGTCACAGAGGCGGGCGATGGATCGTACCTTTCACGCGGGCCCGACGCGGGGGTCGAGTAA
- the rdfA gene encoding rod-determining factor RdfA: MSPDPSCKVDATIDQYGLETADPRHESLNDGLLARWTGANGHSDVGYRTLTEWFNKRLLKRVYDEHGREALDAQIDADYEALTSDDGLIREETIERLETVGIDGAQLLDDMVSWGTMRTHLNECLDGSKERSDARTDWEQNSISAAREVVVEKTDEALSSLATKGELDGTRSSTVEVQIHLRCDKCPTRVPLEVALERGYVCDQHSDATSSSNTHS; encoded by the coding sequence ATGTCCCCTGATCCGAGTTGCAAGGTCGACGCAACGATCGATCAGTACGGCCTCGAGACGGCTGATCCTCGCCACGAGTCGCTAAACGACGGACTCCTCGCCCGATGGACAGGGGCTAACGGCCACTCCGACGTTGGATATCGGACGCTAACCGAGTGGTTCAACAAGCGGCTCCTCAAGCGCGTTTACGACGAGCACGGGCGTGAGGCGCTCGATGCGCAGATCGATGCTGACTACGAGGCGCTGACGTCCGACGACGGACTGATCCGCGAAGAGACGATCGAACGGCTCGAGACGGTTGGAATCGACGGAGCACAGCTACTCGATGACATGGTTTCCTGGGGGACGATGCGAACCCATTTGAACGAGTGTCTGGACGGCTCCAAAGAACGATCGGACGCTCGGACGGACTGGGAACAGAACAGCATCAGCGCTGCGCGAGAGGTCGTCGTCGAAAAAACCGACGAAGCGCTTTCTTCGCTCGCAACTAAAGGGGAACTCGACGGCACGAGATCGTCGACCGTCGAGGTGCAGATTCACCTGCGGTGCGACAAGTGCCCCACGCGAGTTCCACTCGAGGTGGCACTCGAGCGCGGATACGTTTGCGATCAGCACAGCGATGCGACCAGCAGTTCGAATACACACTCATGA